A genomic segment from Pseudomonas mendocina encodes:
- a CDS encoding efflux RND transporter periplasmic adaptor subunit yields the protein MTGLLRALPWLLLGFCALPAVAAEGPMVEVVPVRQMEVRDELITFGSLRSDESVMIRPEIEGRLATLHFREGQAVTAGDLLVSLDDAIARAEFAQARANLDLAEKNHQRAQMLFQRGASNAQALDEAQSQLQAARAAQALAQARLDKTQIKAPYDGTLGLRQASVGDYLSAGQNIVNLEVLDPLKVDFRIPQKAVAQVRLGQTVEITLDTYPGERFRGEIYAINPRLDEAGRSQAIRAHIANDDRRLRPGQFVRVSVILDVRPDALVIPEEAVMPQGDKLLVNLLVDDKVERRDVKLGKRFDGLVEVREGLQGDETIISAGWQRVREGLAVRSKSGERQL from the coding sequence ATGACCGGGCTGTTACGTGCGCTTCCGTGGCTGTTGCTGGGCTTTTGTGCGTTGCCTGCAGTGGCTGCCGAAGGGCCGATGGTCGAGGTGGTGCCGGTGCGCCAGATGGAGGTGCGCGACGAGCTGATCACCTTCGGCTCGCTGCGTTCCGACGAGTCGGTGATGATCCGCCCGGAAATCGAAGGGCGTCTGGCCACCCTGCATTTTCGTGAAGGCCAGGCGGTAACTGCGGGGGATCTGCTGGTCAGTCTCGACGACGCCATTGCCCGCGCCGAATTCGCTCAGGCCCGCGCCAACCTCGATCTGGCCGAGAAAAACCACCAACGGGCGCAGATGCTCTTCCAGCGCGGCGCCAGTAACGCCCAGGCGCTGGACGAAGCGCAAAGCCAGTTGCAGGCCGCTCGAGCCGCGCAGGCGTTGGCCCAGGCACGGCTCGACAAGACCCAGATCAAGGCGCCCTACGACGGCACGCTCGGCCTGCGCCAGGCCAGCGTCGGCGACTACCTCAGCGCCGGGCAGAACATCGTCAACCTGGAAGTGCTCGACCCGCTCAAGGTCGACTTCCGCATTCCGCAGAAGGCCGTGGCCCAGGTGCGCCTGGGCCAGACTGTGGAAATCACCCTCGATACCTACCCTGGCGAGCGCTTTCGCGGCGAGATCTACGCCATCAACCCGCGCCTGGACGAAGCCGGCCGCAGCCAGGCGATCCGCGCACATATCGCTAACGATGACCGCCGCCTGCGCCCGGGCCAGTTCGTCCGCGTTTCGGTGATTCTCGACGTGCGGCCCGACGCGCTGGTGATCCCTGAAGAAGCGGTGATGCCGCAGGGCGACAAGCTGCTGGTCAATCTGCTGGTCGATGACAAGGTCGAGCGCCGCGATGTGAAGCTGGGCAAGCGCTTCGATGGCCTGGTCGAGGTACGCGAAGGCCTGCAGGGTGACGAGACCATCATCAGTGCCGGCTGGCAGCGGGTGCGCGAAGGCTTGGCCGTGCGCAGCAAGAGCGGGGAGCGCCAGCTGTGA
- a CDS encoding ABC transporter permease, translated as MNTQYLNSEFAANLIALRTIVHREVRRFVRIWPQTLLPPAITMVLYFVIFGSLIGRQIGDMGGFTYMEYIVPGLIMMSVITNSYGNVVSSFFGSKFQRNVEELLVSPVSPHTILIGFVVGGVLRGLAVGVIVTILSLFFTHLQVHHLGVTVLVVLLTATIFSLGGFVNAVYARNFDDISIVPTFVLTPLTYLGGVFYSITLLPPFWQTVSMGNPILHMVNAFRYGILGVSDIRIGVAIGFMLLATAALYTLCIRLLISGRGMRQ; from the coding sequence ATGAATACCCAGTACCTCAATAGCGAGTTCGCTGCCAACCTGATCGCCCTGCGTACCATCGTCCATCGCGAAGTACGCCGCTTCGTGCGCATCTGGCCGCAGACCCTGCTGCCGCCCGCGATCACCATGGTCCTGTACTTCGTCATCTTCGGTAGCCTGATCGGCCGGCAGATTGGCGACATGGGCGGCTTCACCTACATGGAGTACATCGTGCCGGGGCTGATCATGATGTCGGTGATCACCAACAGCTACGGCAACGTGGTGTCGAGCTTCTTCGGCAGCAAGTTCCAGCGCAACGTCGAGGAGCTGCTGGTCTCGCCGGTGTCGCCGCACACCATCCTCATCGGCTTTGTCGTCGGCGGTGTGCTGCGCGGGCTGGCGGTGGGGGTGATCGTCACCATCCTGTCGCTGTTCTTCACCCATCTACAGGTGCACCACTTGGGCGTGACCGTGCTGGTGGTGTTGCTGACGGCGACGATCTTCTCCCTCGGCGGCTTCGTCAACGCGGTCTATGCGCGCAACTTCGACGACATTTCGATCGTCCCTACCTTCGTGCTGACGCCGCTGACCTACCTGGGCGGAGTGTTCTACTCCATTACCCTGCTGCCGCCGTTCTGGCAGACCGTGTCGATGGGCAACCCCATCCTGCATATGGTTAACGCCTTCCGTTACGGCATTCTCGGGGTGTCCGACATCCGTATCGGCGTAGCCATCGGTTTCATGCTGCTGGCCACCGCTGCGCTCTATACCTTGTGCATCCGCCTGCTGATCAGCGGCCGTGGCATGCGCCAGTGA
- a CDS encoding ABC transporter ATP-binding protein, with protein sequence MTSALSIRQLTKTYGNGFQALHGIDLDVAEGDFFALLGPNGAGKSTTIGILSTLVNKSGGTVSVFGHDLDREPYALKRCLGVVPQEFNFNQFEKVFDIVVTQAGYYGIPRSIAKERAEQYLTQLGLWEKRDVASRELSGGMKRRLMIARALVHQPRLLILDEPTAGVDIELRRSMWSFLTDLNKQGITIILTTHYLEEAEQLCRNIGIIDHGRIVELSSMKDLLKKLHVETFLLDLKDSYSEAPNLSGYPARLLDHHTLEVQVEKSQGLNALFQQLAQQQVQVLSLRNKTNRLEELFVSLVEKNLAKVAQ encoded by the coding sequence ATGACATCTGCTTTGTCCATTCGGCAGTTGACCAAGACCTACGGCAACGGCTTCCAGGCCCTGCACGGCATCGATCTGGATGTCGCCGAAGGTGATTTCTTCGCCTTGCTCGGCCCCAATGGTGCCGGCAAATCCACCACAATCGGTATTCTCTCCACGCTGGTGAACAAGAGCGGCGGTACGGTCAGTGTGTTCGGCCATGATCTCGACCGTGAGCCTTATGCTCTCAAGCGCTGCCTGGGCGTGGTGCCGCAGGAATTCAATTTCAACCAGTTCGAGAAGGTGTTCGACATCGTCGTCACCCAGGCGGGCTACTACGGCATTCCGCGTTCGATCGCCAAGGAGCGCGCCGAGCAGTATCTGACTCAGCTCGGCCTGTGGGAAAAGCGCGACGTCGCTTCGCGTGAGCTGTCCGGCGGCATGAAGCGCCGCCTGATGATCGCCCGCGCCCTGGTGCATCAGCCGCGCCTGCTGATCCTCGATGAGCCGACCGCAGGGGTGGATATCGAGCTGCGCCGTTCGATGTGGAGTTTCCTCACCGACCTGAACAAGCAGGGCATCACCATCATCCTCACCACCCACTATCTGGAGGAGGCCGAGCAGCTCTGCCGCAACATCGGCATCATCGACCATGGCCGTATTGTCGAACTGAGCAGCATGAAGGATCTGCTGAAGAAGCTGCACGTCGAGACGTTCCTGCTCGACCTGAAGGACTCCTACAGCGAGGCGCCGAACCTGAGCGGTTATCCGGCACGTCTGCTCGACCACCACACCCTGGAGGTGCAGGTGGAGAAGAGCCAGGGCCTCAACGCGCTGTTCCAGCAACTGGCGCAGCAGCAGGTGCAGGTGCTGAGCCTGCGCAACAAGACCAATCGCCTGGAGGAGCTGTTCGTCTCCCTGGTGGAAAAGAACCTGGCGAAGGTGGCGCAATGA
- a CDS encoding glutathione S-transferase family protein codes for MLKIWGRKNSSNVRKALWAAEEAGVAYEAIDAGGAFGLVNDPEYRAKNPNGLVPLVEDGELVLWESNAIVRYLAARYAAGDLYPEDPALRARGDKWMDWTTSAFAPVFRDLFWGTLRTPPAERDPARMAAALARCGELLAMPERALAEQPFLSGERFAMGDIPLGSFIYAWFEMPIQRPELPALEAWYGRLKERPAYCKAVMTALT; via the coding sequence ATGCTGAAAATCTGGGGCCGCAAGAATTCGTCCAACGTGAGAAAGGCGCTATGGGCCGCCGAGGAAGCCGGTGTCGCTTACGAGGCGATCGATGCCGGGGGCGCCTTCGGGCTGGTCAACGATCCCGAATACCGGGCGAAGAACCCCAACGGCCTGGTGCCGCTGGTAGAGGATGGTGAGCTGGTGCTCTGGGAGTCCAACGCCATCGTCCGCTACCTAGCCGCGCGGTACGCCGCGGGCGATCTCTATCCCGAGGACCCGGCACTGCGTGCCCGTGGCGACAAGTGGATGGACTGGACCACTTCGGCCTTTGCCCCGGTCTTTCGCGATCTGTTCTGGGGCACACTGCGTACCCCACCGGCAGAGCGCGACCCGGCACGCATGGCCGCTGCTCTGGCCCGTTGCGGCGAGCTGCTGGCCATGCCAGAGCGCGCCCTGGCCGAGCAGCCATTTCTTTCCGGCGAACGCTTCGCCATGGGTGACATCCCGTTGGGCAGTTTCATCTATGCCTGGTTCGAGATGCCGATCCAGCGTCCCGAACTGCCGGCCCTGGAGGCCTGGTACGGACGGTTGAAGGAGCGCCCGGCCTACTGCAAGGCGGTGATGACCGCGCTGACCTGA
- a CDS encoding transglutaminase-like domain-containing protein produces the protein MQTYLRPGRFIDSDHPLVVEFAERWRGASREPISQAAALYSAVRDEIRYNPYAFSLEAQTLKASHALTVGESYCVPKANLLAACARHCGIPARIGLADVRNHLSTPRLLELLRSEVFAMHGYTELYLDGRWVKATPAFNEALCRVFKVAPLEFDGVHDSVFHPYNERGERYMEYLQDHGQFEDLPEQLFFAHLRDCYPHLFEADAASISGDLHAEAATVRTE, from the coding sequence ATGCAGACCTATCTACGCCCCGGCCGCTTCATTGACAGTGACCATCCATTGGTAGTCGAGTTCGCCGAACGTTGGCGTGGTGCCTCACGAGAACCGATCAGTCAGGCCGCGGCTCTGTATTCGGCAGTGCGCGATGAGATTCGCTACAACCCCTATGCCTTCAGCCTCGAGGCGCAGACGTTGAAGGCCAGCCACGCGCTGACGGTCGGGGAGTCCTACTGCGTGCCCAAGGCCAATCTGCTCGCCGCGTGTGCAAGGCATTGTGGCATTCCCGCGCGTATCGGTCTGGCCGATGTGCGCAATCACCTGTCGACGCCGCGCCTGCTGGAGTTGCTGCGCAGTGAGGTGTTCGCCATGCACGGCTACACCGAGCTTTACCTGGACGGGCGCTGGGTCAAGGCCACGCCAGCGTTCAACGAGGCGCTGTGCCGCGTATTCAAGGTCGCGCCGCTGGAATTCGATGGTGTGCATGACAGCGTCTTTCATCCCTACAACGAGCGGGGCGAACGCTATATGGAGTATCTGCAGGACCACGGCCAGTTCGAGGACCTGCCGGAGCAGCTGTTCTTCGCGCACTTGCGCGATTGCTATCCGCATCTGTTCGAAGCGGACGCGGCCTCGATCAGCGGCGATCTTCATGCCGAGGCTGCCACCGTTAGAACGGAGTAA